One window from the genome of Chionomys nivalis chromosome 14, mChiNiv1.1, whole genome shotgun sequence encodes:
- the Zmat2 gene encoding zinc finger matrin-type protein 2, with the protein MASGSGTKNLDFRRKWDKDEYEKLAEKRLTEEREKKDGKPVQPVKRELLRHRDYKVDLESKLGKTIVITKTTPQSEMGGYYCNVCDCVVKDSINFLDHINGKKHQRNLGMSMRVERSTLDQVKKRFEVNKKKMEEKQKDYDFEERMKELREEEEKAKAYKKEKQKEKKRRAEEDLTFEEDDEMAAVMGFSGFGSTKKSY; encoded by the exons ATGGCGTCGGGCAGCGGG ACAAAAAACTTGGACTTTCGCCGAAAGTGGGACAAAGATGAATATGAGAAGCTCGCGGAGAAGAGActcacagaagagagagaaaagaaggatg GAAAACCAGTGCAACCCGTCAAGCGGGAGCTTCTTCGGCACAGGGATTATAAGGTGGACTTGGAGTCCAAGCTTGGGAAGACGATCGTCATTACCAAGACGACCCCACAGTCTGAAATGGGAGG CTACTACTGCAACGTCTGTGACTGCGTGGTGAAAGACTCCATCAACTTCCTGGATCACATTAATGGAAAGAAAC ATCAGCGAAACTTGGGTATGTCTATGCGTGTGGAACGCTCCACTCTGGATCAGGTAAAGAAACGTTTTGAGGTCAACAAgaagaagatggaagagaagcagaaggaCTATGATTTtgaggaaagaatgaaggaactCAGAGAAGAG GAGGAAAAGGCTAAAGCAtacaagaaagagaagcagaaggagaagaaaaggagggccGAGGAGGACTTGACGTTTGAGGAGGATGATGAGATGGCCGCTGTGATGGGCTTCTCTGGCTTTGGCTCCACCAAGAAGAGTTACTGA